CTCATGGCTGTACCTTGTTATTTCGAGCCCACTGCATTTTAACGGACCTTTTTCAGAAAATGTTCCAATAACCAAATAATTTTTTACTGCTGTGTTTATTGTTTTCTTGTATTTTTCAATCTGCTGTGGATTGGTTAAAAAATGAAAGGCAGCGCGGTCGTGCCAAAGATCGTAAACCGTTTCCGGTTCAAAAGCGGTAATATCGCTTACAATCCAACATACTTTTTTTGCCTTTTCACCCAATCTATCTTGGGCTTTTTTCAATGCTTTAGCAGAAATATCAAGAACGGTAATATTTTCAAAACCTTCATCTAGCAAATAATCTACAAGTTTACTATCGCCGCCACCTACATCTATAATTTTTGCAGTTTTATCTAATTTAAACGATTTAATAAAATTCAATGAAGTTTCCGGAATAGCTTGTGTCCAACTTACTTGATCCGGACTTTTTGTTTCATAGACGGTATCCCAATGTGTTTTTTTATTCATTTGTATTTTTTATTTGTGGCATAAAAATAAATGTCAAGTATAAGCAATACCCCGAAGTATTTTCTTAAAAGTTCTATTTTTAAATATTCTACTTATTTTTCTGAACTTGTTTTAGTTCTTCCTCTTTCATTTGTGCGCCAATAAACGGAATTTTGGGTGCTAAAAAATAGCCTGTTAAACTTGCGAAGAGTATGGGTATAAAATAAGTGAAACCCGTAAGTGTTGCCAAAAGAATAGTGGTGCTCATTGGTGTGCGCGTTACGCAGGCA
This region of Aequorivita marisscotiae genomic DNA includes:
- a CDS encoding class I SAM-dependent methyltransferase — its product is MNKKTHWDTVYETKSPDQVSWTQAIPETSLNFIKSFKLDKTAKIIDVGGGDSKLVDYLLDEGFENITVLDISAKALKKAQDRLGEKAKKVCWIVSDITAFEPETVYDLWHDRAAFHFLTNPQQIEKYKKTINTAVKNYLVIGTFSEKGPLKCSGLEITRYSHENLVAEFKDTFKKISCLTEDHKTPFNTFQNFLFCSFKRK